From the genome of Syngnathoides biaculeatus isolate LvHL_M chromosome 15, ASM1980259v1, whole genome shotgun sequence:
AGAACGGCACATTAAAACTGTGTGCGCACAGTATACAGGtatagtatatttttattttatttttttttaaatatggtttGCGTCTCCTCTCAGGTGATAGACTTGAAAGCAAAAACAGTGAAGTTGTACGACTCCATGGGCAAAAGACATGACGACATTTGCAATCTTCTGCTGTGAGTTGTCTCCCTCTCTGTCTTATTTACCGTAATTACCGGCCGACACagcgcacctagttataagcctcacagagtacgtttgtaaaggaaataccatttggtacatacataagccgcaagtgcccacattgaaacccgcattcaaacacgagatatttagaaagaaagacggtacacagaaagattttaacgctagcgcggcgttagcacaacgctaaagctagtgctaatgctagcgctgtgctaaagctaaaagggccggttaaaataaaacttaccggtaaatatcactgagttacgccagtaacacaacagcaacacgctagcgcagcgctaacagggcagttaaaagtcacttcctcggcacatatattccaccggtctcgttcttacattttccgctcgagtgcccccttgcggctgttagaaaaaatgcacaaattagccgcatcaccgtataatccacagggttgaaagcgtgtgagaaaaatcgcagcttgtaggctggaaattacagtagtcttCTCCATTTATTATCGTTAGCATTTTGCACATTCAATGACAAGCCGTGGTTCACTGCCAAACATAAGCAGCTAAAGAGGTCGCATATTTTAGTAGGCACAGGGCACTttacaatcgcactagaaaccagctaACTAAAGAAATTTGCTAAAGAGGAATTATGCagcaaatatggaaaaacaatttcAGGCGAACGGCTTCAAATCAGTCTTGCATAGATTGGAGTCGCGAACCAATTACAAATGACATTTCTCCCAAGTGGAGTCGGCTATTCCATTTCCAATTGCAATTCCAATTCCATCAACCAGTTATTAAAGTTGTATGCTTCTATTTGCAGCCTCTACCTGAGGGAGGAGCACAGAGCTAAGAAAGGCAGAGAGTTGGACAGCACCAAATGGACCGTTGGCTGCATGCGGCCCACAGTAAGTGAGCCTATTGATACCATTTCCTCAAATAAGACGCTATTGTCCAATTATTCACAATGAAACTCTGCCGTAACTGCCTTATTTTCtacactataaggtgcaccgcattataaggcgcaccttcaatgaatggacTAGTTTAAAGGTTTTTTCACATCttaggcgcaccgcattataaggcgcataggatagacactacagtagaggctggggttacgttatgtgTCCATTAGGTGAAGCTGCACTAAAAGCTCAATATCGATCGGATTATAAgacgcactgtcggcttttgagaaaattaaaggctattAGGTGCGCctaatagtgcggaaaatacggtactgtaTGCCCTCACGCCCCAGTTAATTGCTGGGTGCGTCGTCTGCttgaattactgtaattcccgtcctacagcgcgcacctggttataagcctcaccgtgtacatttgcaaaggaaataccatttggtacatacatgcgccgcagctgtgcaaaagccgTAAGCgccaacattgaaacccacattaaaacacgagatatttacaaagaaaaacggtacagaaagtttaacgctagcggtaATGCTAGTgataacgctagcactaacactaacagggccggttaaaataaaatttagcagcaaatatcactgagacacggcagcaacacgctagcacagcgctaacgctagcacagcactaacagggccggtaaaagtcacttcctcggcacatatattccaccggtctcattcttaccttttccgctctagtgcccccttgcggccgcacaaaatgcaaaaattcacaaattagccgcatcaccgcataaactgcagggttgaaagcatgtgggggaaaaaagtcggtAATAAAAGCAGCACTTCTGCGCCACTAAATGAGGAaacatttatacattttatttaacaaataTTCACGTTGTGCCCTTTTCCTTCCAGGAAATTCCCCAGCAAAAAAACGGCAGCGACTGCGGCGTTTTTGTCTGTAAATACGCCCAATACATCGCGAAAGGAAGGCCCCTCAACTTCAGACAGGTACGAGTGGAGCGCACACTACCTGTGGGTAGGTGAGATGGATTGTGTAATGTGAGGGGGAGTGTGTATGCGAGGATTTTACTTGGAGAGAAGGTGAGGTAACATTAGATGCATCACAGATCGTGAAAACCGTTCATGAGACGCAATGCTAAAGtatgggcaatttttttttttttttttttttttttttggtgcgtgTTTATATACAAACATTGAAATCTACATTTTCCTTTCTCTGCAGGGGCACATGCCTCTCTTCCGGAAGTTGATGATTTGGGAAATTTTGCACCAGAAGCTGCTATAGCGAGTTCATTGTGCGACATGGGACACCTGCGAAGGACTTTAAGTGTGAAGGCACACAATAtgttggcacattttttttttttttttttttgcctgatttAATCTCTGAGTTGTAATTAGAGATGTCATTTTGGAAACACGCAACTAGCGCTGGcatcctgttttttgttttgttttttctttttttgttaggATATTTGTATTGGAAGTACTGCCACAAGTGCCTTTCAATGTTCTCACACTGAAACTGGAGAGATTGACTGCATCCCAAGCTGCGTCAGGTCACTTGTGTTCCGTCGCAGTCGAGACACTAATTTATTCACGCATTATCCGGCAAAAGTTGAAGGTGCATGGTGacgttatttatttatgacatgactgaataatttgtatttttgtcttttgctctGATTAGTAGGCAACTGAGAGATGTCAGCAACGTCTGCATAAAGTATTGACTGCATAGCAAACTACTGTATACAAGTGCATATTTAAGTTCATGGTTTAAAATATGATCCACCCCCCTTAAATAAAGTTTAATATAACCTATGCATACGTTATTTTGTGGGTGTGCACATGAAAGACCGAGTGCCTCGGTGTTCAAAAGAAGAAGGGCTGCATTGCCGCAATGTAAATGTtactttatgaaataaacaactGCTGTGGTTCTGTCCAGTTGTTTACAATCGGATAAAATGAAGTATTTTATTCTCGCAGTTTTCAGGCGGAAGTATACTTTTATTTCGAAACAACCGGAAGCGGGAAAGGACGCCTTTATTGTTCGGTATCCGGGAGGTTGGTTGAATTCAGATCAAACCAGTTTCGTTTGGCGGTTCCTGGGCCGGGAagattgagttttttttaaaaaaaaagaaaatctaaatcATTCGTTATAGCAGATTTAGATCACTTTAAACAATAGATACCAGTGACGCGAACATGAGCGACACCGAGAAAGAGTTCAAGGAGGTGAGTTTATTTTGACTCCTAACGAAAGGACAGAAACTACGCCAAGCTAACGTTAGCGTGCTAGCGCCAGGGTTAGCGTTGTTTGGTCAACGTGGTTATGGCAACATGTTTTCGCCTGAgttcttggttaaaaaaaaaacaactatatttttattggagtgattttgtgtttgtgttcattagttttactttgaattgtatttattattgtttttacgAAGCATGAGGCCTTGAACGAGCTGTCGTCCTAGAGGCTAGGCCCCGACGCTTCGGGCCATGCTTTCATTCAACTTGTGATAACGTTGCTTACTGGAGTGAAACTAGCGTCAGGTTTCAATTATgtctgtaaatgtaaaaataaaataaaacaatgccgTGTATTACACATATGTCAAAGGAGTAATTAGGGTCACATTGGAAAATATGTAGTACGAGAGTGAAGTGGAATCATTACGAGAAAATGGCGGTCGAAGTGTAGCTTCCAAGCTAGCATGGATATTTCCACATTCGTGTTCGGCGTAATATAGGATGTCTTTAAAGAAATTTTAAACGTATAAAAGCTGTAGAAGTTACGTATGCATTTTTATCAATGCAGctgagtattaaaaaaaataaagtacctCCCACTATTTCTCCAATTATTCCAGAGATTTCTGGATGAGTTTTcttttgtggtgtttttttttttttttttaatgaagtctgTCTATGAACACCCTGTAAAGTCTCACTGTCTCTCACACTAAATCACCACTtcactctaaaaaaaaatatccacattATTCATGCAAATTACTTGGTCTGTTTGAAATCATTCCCTCTATATCCTCCTCTGTATAGTAAATCCATCTTTTTGCATCGTATAATTGGGATTAGCTGCAATTTTTAACTACGGTAtacctcatatttgttttgcacactACACAATGAACTGAAATGTTATGGCCTTAATAGTTCAACACGAATAATTTAATTCCAGCGAGCGCTGGTGATCACGTTACTTTCCTGTAAGtagtggttatttttttttttttttttgtcattgtcatgAAGGAATTTTGCTCAAAATGTATGTCGCACCAAACCGTTTTCCGCAACACTCCCACTCAAAACTTTGTTGCACCTATCTGAGAATGGCAACCCTGAGTGGACATAATACAAGGACCTCACCCGAACCTGTTTTACCCTGCAATAGCTATTTTTAAATACGTCCCATAATACATCTTGGGAAAAAAGTAGTGGACAACCgatgttcattatttttttttctacccattTAACTAGATGAATGAGTTTATGATTCATAATATAAAAGTGCTTCACTTGGGAGTGAGTTTTCAATCCAAACACAGccttactttatttttgtagttttgtttgCACCTTTCAATGTGGCCTCTATTACtcctttgtgcatttttttttttttttttcagtgatccGGTAATGTTGTTTTCTCTGTGCCTCTTGGTATTTCAATGCAAACAAACCTTCCAACTTGCCTTATCACCcccttgtttgttctttgtcaaGGTTGAGtttggaagaaagaaaaaacggTGGAAGACGTTTCAGATGCGAAGTTGTTAATGTTTGAAGCCAAAGCCGTTGATGCATGCTAATGTATTGGGAGCAGGAAGAAAAAAGCGCTCAAGATCCTATCCCTCGACTAGTGTTGTAATGGCAGATGGTAAAATTGGGGAAGAGGAGCAAAAAAGACGTCATAATGTcaaagagaagaaagaagaaatgaaGGGTTGTTTTGAAGTAATGAAGTAAAAGAAGTAATGAAGTTATGATCAGAAGTTTGGCCTGGTAGGAGTAATTTCTTAACAGCCTATTATGTTGCTACTCTTTCTTTCTCTAAATCATGCATGTGAAATGTTCTTCTATCTGTAACTCACACTCGCCAGCGCCCCCACAACCTCATATTTATCTCAATCTACTTCTCAGCTAAATAAGTACATTAATGCCAATGTGTTTGATTTATATTTCATTCCCCCAAATATgctttatctttaaaaaaaaaaaaaagtcctcccaAAAGGGTTTTACAAGCGAGTGGAGACCCAAttctatatttttctttttggatggtaatgtgactttttttttttttaagtttaaactGCTTTTCCGTTTGTCCAGGAGCCACAGCCTGGCTCGGGGAGTTCCTCCCCGCGGCGGTCGGCAAAATCCGTCAGCCGCTCACCGGCGCGTTCCAAGGAGGGTTCCCGCAATTCCAGGTCCAGGTCTCGCTCACGCTCCAGATCCAAGTCCAAATCGAGGTAAGACTGATTCAACCATTCCACAGTTGCAATGTGTAGCGCTACTAATAGAATGTATCACGatgctttgttgttaaaataatGCAGCGTCTTTTCAATAAGTATTATTAAATAAGACCCTTTGTTACACAGACAAAACCTTTTAGATGGCTCATGTCAGGAGTTGCAGAAATTTCTTCCCCCACGGTCTTCCGCTTCACTTTGGCACTGTATCTTCTCAGGTCCCGTTCTCACCGGAGCTCCCGCAGGAACTATTCGCGCTCTCGCTCCCGCTCCCGGCGTCGCCGTTCCAGAAGCCGGTCCGGCAGCCGGCGGAGGAGCCACAGTCGCTCCCCTATGTCCAACCGACGTAGGCACATTGGAAACAGGGTAACTAACATACCCTAactatacttttttttgtataagcAATTAGTTAAAATTCAGCAGATaaaattttacttaaaaaaaaaaagtaaatttattttgCAATGTATTTGGCCAtacaggtctttttttttttttttttttcaaaccattttAGTTCATGCGAATGTATTTAAGATTCCCATAAATGTGGATTTTAGCTCTATCTAATCAATTGTTTATGTTAAATTGTAATGTGGCCATGCGTTTGCCCATTTGAAACCCATAGAACAGTCTTCCCCCACCTTTGCACCGTGGACCGGTTTTCTCAGGGACAATATTTAGAGGGAAAATTATCTGACACATTTGTAGGTTTAATAAAAGGCAAATAaagtaaagaaacaaaaaagtgttttcattttcgaaaattacatataatgcCATGTTGtttcattatgtttttaaaatttttctggGGTTCTGGCGGCGTGAGATCGGCCGGTTGATTTTCGTCTCAATGCAGAGCCAGTTGCTCTGAAGTTAGTAACCCATAAGATTGTTTTTCGAGCTGGTACGGGATCATGTCTACCAAGATTGAAGCGCAAATGGAACGCTCGTTATGTTGCAGAATAAAACGTTTGCACAATGAAAGCACGACGCTCGCCAGTCCAATTCATGGCAGCaactgaaaaagaaacaaagcaaaatggcaTTATATGAAAAAACTGCCAATATATGttgtactttttgaaaataaaaacacttttttggtCCTTTACTTTATTTGCCTTTTATCTAAACTACAAACATGTCAGATCATTTTGCCTGACCCTGTAGATACACACATACACGGATATGCAGTCTTGCCTCGCTTGTGcgtttcttcttcctcctccatcgTTTGTGTACTGTCGGCGCAATGCGGGGGTGGGTGTCGGCTTTGTGTTCGACATGTAGACCAGACAGCAGCTCTGTCGCTCCTCAATGAGAGTAGACTTTTAACTCCGTAAATAGCACTTGAAATTTTTACGTTTTCTCCCAGATGTCGTCACGTATCAATTTTTGGACAAAGAAGGACTTTGATGGAGTTAAGATTCGGCACAATCACTGCTTAGAttaggataagtggtatagaaagTGCGTGCATGGGTTCTTGGTTTCCAAAAGAGGCGTTTAATAGAGCAGATGTCCCGGACTTTCAGTGCCAGTATTGTAAGCCAACCAGGCGGCTTCTATATACAGTAAGCTATTTGCGGTGGGTAGCGGCCTTGGCCTGCTACGAGAGTGCAGTTATTCATGCACTCCAGTGGagcaaagaaataatgtgtgccaagtggctggcaaccagtccatggtgtaccccaccacttgaccaaagtcagctgggataggatcctgTTCACCAGCCCGACTGAGGATTGTACGTTCCATGAAAATGCTTCAAACAGAATGGAATGGAAGTAAAATTGAGCAAGGCCTGAgagtgaaattattatttttaaggcAAAGATTAGTGTTGTGCTTATTGTTGAACTTCTCTCCCAACACCAACAGGCCAACCCTGACCCAAACACCTGCCTGGGCGTCTTCGGGCTGAGCCTGTACACCACCGAGCGGGACCTGCGGGAAGTGTTTTCCAAGTATGGCCCCTTGGCAGACGTCAACATAGTGTACGACCAGCAGTCACGGCGCTCCAGGGGATTCGCCTTTGTCTACTTTGAGAACTACGAAGACTCCAAGGAGGCAAGTATCAATTAATATGGACCTTGCAGGTTCTGCTGTACAATGTTCCCCCGGTatcagattgtgagtgtgtcctGCCACAAATACAGAAACTACGCGGAAAGGTTTGTAATGCCCGAAAATTGTCACAAGATAGATACTTGATTCATCAAGTGAGGGAGGCAGCAATATTGACATATAGCAAtggtacagtgatgcctcggttctctaCCGCAATCCGATCCATAAAACGAttcgagaagtgatttctttgaaaaccgaatcgatgtttcccattgcaatgaatggaaaaagaaataatgcgttccaagcctaaaaaatctggctttttaaagcgttttttttgtttgttttttttttttttaagcttttcttgATGATAAaatgcatagtagaaatacctttatagttcaaatactttatatgaaaaaataatttaagaaatatatttattttttgcttaaaa
Proteins encoded in this window:
- the tra2b gene encoding transformer-2 protein homolog beta isoform X1, which codes for MSDTEKEFKEEPQPGSGSSSPRRSAKSVSRSPARSKEGSRNSRSRSRSRSRSKSKSRSRSHRSSRRNYSRSRSRSRRRRSRSRSGSRRRSHSRSPMSNRRRHIGNRANPDPNTCLGVFGLSLYTTERDLREVFSKYGPLADVNIVYDQQSRRSRGFAFVYFENYEDSKEAKEHANGMELDGRRIRVDFSITKRAHTPTPGIYMGRPTYGGGGGGGGGGGGGSRRMSRDYDRGYDRGYDRGYDRDYDRYDDREYRSYRRRSPSPYYSRGYRSRSRSRSYSPRHY